One genomic region from Sander lucioperca isolate FBNREF2018 chromosome 3, SLUC_FBN_1.2, whole genome shotgun sequence encodes:
- the LOC116060450 gene encoding AFG3-like protein 1, whose product MGLLSVSVGPFRNRVWAVRTWIRDLSTISATFHNGSALPSKASLIQRRRGGLYQHSLPLARLLSSNKPPKGFEKFFPKSEESTGVNKSAEDENSKEQESLVREERDTNDDGDQRRRGGKKEESQWWTRFQDDFPLDEKAVRYFAIGAAGMTSAFLYFYFRETGMQISWKDFVQHYLNKDLVDHLEVVNKQYVKVIPAHGVNTSEVSYLWFNIGSVDSFEHNLEMAQQEMGLDSQKVPVFYSSESDGALLFSLLPTLLLVGFLLFAMRQGPMAGGQRGNPFIMSESKAKVIKGNVGIQFKDVAGCEEAKLEILELVNFLKNPRQYQDLGAKIPKGAMLSGPPGTGKTLLAKATAGEANVPFITVNGSEFQEMFVGVGAARIRDTFATARKNAPCILFIDEIDAVGRKRGRGNFGNQSEQENTLNQLLVEMDGFNSSTNVVVLAGTNRADILDPALMRPGRFDRHIYIGPPDIKGRASIFKVHLRPLKLDTSIEVEALARKLAALTPGFTGADIANVCNEAALIAARRLNQHVNTKHFEQAVERVIGGLEKKTQVLQLPEKTTVAYHEAGHAVAGWFLEHADPLLKVSIVPRGKGLGYAQYLPKEQYLFTQEQLFDRMCMMLGGRVAEQVFFRQITTGAQDDLRKVTQSAYAQVVQFGMNEAVGQMSFDLPQQGDIVTEKPFSEPKAQLIDQEVRLLIDAAFQRTLQLVTDKKEMVEKVAKRLLEKEILDKADMVELLGTRPFQEKSLYEEFVEGLGEFAEDTSLPEGLKNWNKNKGKEKHPQNQQNYY is encoded by the exons ATGGGGCTGCTCTCTGTGAGTGTCGGACCCTTTCGGAACCGAGTGTGGGCCGTTCGGACGTGGATTCGAGACTTATCCACTATTTCAGCTACTTTTCACAACGGGAGCGCACTCCCGTCG AAGGCGTCACTGATCCAAAGGAGACGTGGAGGATTATATCAACACAGTCTCCCCCTTGCTCGGTTACTTAGCTCAAACAAACCACCAAAAG GTTTTGAAAAGTTTTTCCCAAAGAGTGAAGAAAGCACTGGCGTCAACAAATCAGCTGAAG ATGAAAATAGCAAAGAGCAAGAATCTCTTGTAAGGGAAGAGCGGGACACAAATGATGATGGGGACCAAAGACGAAGAGGAGGGAAAAAGGAAGAATCACAGTGGTGGACACGCTTCCAG GATGATTTCCCCCTGGATGAAAAAGCAGTGCGGTACTTTGCAATCGGTGCTGCCGGCATGACCTCagcttttttgtacttttacttccgAGAGACGGGGATGCAGATCTCCTGGAAGGACTTTGTACAGCACTACTTAAATAAAGACTTG GTTGATCACCTAGAGGTTGTCAATAAACAATACGTCAAAGTAATTCCTGCCCATGGAGTGAACACATCAGAAGTG aGCTATTTGTGGTTCAACATTGGCAGTGTGGACTCATTTGAGCATAACCTGGAGATGGCCCAGCAAGAAATGGGTTTGGACTCACAGAAAGTTCCTGTATTCTACAGCAGTGAAAGCGATGG GGCACTCCTTTTCAGCTTACTCCCAACCTTACTGCTGGTCggctttttactttttgccaTGAGGCAGGGACCAATGGCAGGAGGTCAGCGAGGAAACCCCTTCATTATGAGTGAATCCAAAGCCAAGGTAATAAAAGGCAACGTCGGCATTCAGTTCAAGGATGTCGCAGGCTGTGAGGAGGCCAAACTGGAGATTTTGGAGCTTGTCAACTTCTTGAAGAACCCGCGGCAGTACCAGGACCTAGGCGCCAAGATCCCAAAG GGTGCTATGTTATCAGGCCCACCTGGTACTGGCAAGACCTTGCTAGCTAAGGCCACTGCAGGAGAGGCCAACGTGCCCTTCATCACCGTCAACGGCTCGGAGTTCCAGGAGATGTTTGTTGGCGTGGGTGCAGCGAGG ATAAGGGATACGTTTGCCACGGCTCGAAAAAATGCCCCCTGCATCCTTTTCATTGACGAGATTGACGCAGTTGGCAGGAAGAGAGGCAGGGGGAACTTTGGAAACCAAAGTGAGCAGGAAAACACCCTCAACCAGTTGCTTGTGGAAATGGATG GGTTCAACAGTAGCACTAACGTGGTCGTTTTAGCCGGCACCAATCGAGCTGATATCCTGGATCCAGCTTTGATGAGGCCAGGGCGCTTTGATCGACATATATACATAG GCCCACCAGATATTAAAGGCAGGGCATCCATCTTTAAGGTGCATTTAAGACCTCTGAAGTTGGACACTAGTATAGAAGTAGAGGCTTTGGCCAGGAAGCTAGCTGCACTAACCCCAGGTTTTACTG GGGCTGATATTGCTAATGTGTGTAATGAGGCTGCGCTAATAGCTGCCCGACGCCTCAACCAACATGTCAATACTAAGCACTTTGAGCAGGCAGTCGAGAGAGTCATTGGAG GTCTGGAGAAAAAGACTCAGGTACTGCAGCTTCCAGAGAAGACTACTGTGGCGTATCATGAGGCCGGACATGCTGTTGCAGGCTGGTTCCTAGAACATGCAGACCCCCTACTTAAG GTGTCCATTGTTCCCAGAGGGAAAGGTTTGGGTTATGCGCAGTATCTGCCTAAGGAACAGTACCTGTTCACCCAGGAGCAGCTGTTTGACAGAATGTGCATGATGCTGGGGGGTCGAGTGGCTGAGCAGGTTTTCTTTCGGCAAATCACCACCGGGGCACAGGATGACCTCAGGAAGGTCACGCAGTCTGCATATGCACAG GTTGTACAGTTTGGAATGAATGAGGCGGTGGGTCAGATGTCCTTTGACCTCCCTCAGCAGGGTGACATAGTAACTGAGAAGCCCTTCAGTGAACCTAAAGCCCAGCTTATAGACCAGGAGGTCCGCTTGCTTATAGATGCTGCCTTCCAGCGAACACTTCAGCTCGTCACCGACAAGAAAGAAATggtggagaag GTGGCAAAACGTCTGCTAGAAAAGGAGATTCTAGACAAAGCCGACATGGTGGAGCTGCTAGGAACTCGTCCCTTTCAAGAGAAGTCATTGTATGAGGAGTTTGTTGAAGGGCTGGGGGAATTTGCAGAAGACACCTCTCTACCTGAAGGGCTAAAGAACTGGAACAAGaacaaaggaaaggaaaaacacCCGCAGAATCAACAAAACTATTACTAG